AGCCGGCCCCTCTTCGCCGTCGCTTCCGGGGACGAGACCCCGGACGACGGTGTGTTCATGCGTCGATCAGTCGACCGTGAAGTCGAACCGCTCGAGCAGTGCGCGGCGCTGGCGGTCTCCGAGACCACGCAGGCGACGCGTCGGTGCGATCTCAAGCTCGGTCATGATCTCCTGAGCCTTGACCTTACCGACCTTGGGCAGGGCCTCGAGCAGAGCCGAGACCTTCATCTTGCCGAGGATCTCGTCGTTCTCGGCATCCTTGAGGACCTGCTTGAGGTCGGTGCCACCACGCTTCAGGCGCTCCTTGAGCTCAGCCCGGGCGCGACGGGCGGCAGCCGCCTTCTCCAGAGCAGCGGCACGCTGCTCATCGGTCAACTGGGGAAGGGCCACA
This Dietzia psychralcaliphila DNA region includes the following protein-coding sequences:
- the mihF gene encoding integration host factor, actinobacterial type; this encodes MALPQLTDEQRAAALEKAAAARRARAELKERLKRGGTDLKQVLKDAENDEILGKMKVSALLEALPKVGKVKAQEIMTELEIAPTRRLRGLGDRQRRALLERFDFTVD